In a genomic window of Natranaerovirga pectinivora:
- a CDS encoding sensor histidine kinase, which yields MKKIAKLFILIIFLIIIYVGCSTGTIENKKDALPREIKGKLNEETLNEEGEKPFSLEMNVGQLVKSDGTLEAKDGVYDLEKVYEFIYSQHPQFNINDFNMWTANFYDLDSDGKDEVIFTTSYGKGRLEEAIVIKAIDGGFIEIPSYMPLTRYENILTFEEGFLVHIGQNGLPGSFEQSMDLYIYDGFRIVNLLDGAIIINKEVSIAGKNYTVTSKKNGNFKDFTMTYFKTDYLTGLEEILSIDHYTYNEGMYYWRTPLSLSNSAKDFDKVYNGSNLLATIEYFNENLYHFDEIRRREFSVNLINVLEKDMERIFRGQRSILEHIGTEGYDVKTNRLDDSNLSNDVIEELHEITSNSVYRIAKKYYTSLGYIEDMGFTITIEPRIFEMLKPALDYAYPERFTPYDYSGLKPILVPNVIFNSPKQVELLPMVYPNVYVYSYADVKKLKGAETWKTNIILPIIIPPPETKQVLKALIIILGLVIIIIGYLLIKSLRKLIDTKKLLEKSIREKEKFMADISHDLKTPIMSIMGYMDTILDTEMRDKIPIDNYLRRTQSNILYISRLVDDLFTMSKLENNQIKLNRKKTNINKVIEEAIIIIENTADKKGISIISQLEATIDSQWEIDYIRIRQVLVNILHNAVKHTSIDGEIIITTKHSKDKKILVAINDSGSGISTEEIPHVFDRYYRSNNNIDSQSTGLGLCIAKELVKKHGGNIWVESELDKGTTFYFEI from the coding sequence ATGAAAAAAATAGCCAAATTGTTTATTTTAATTATATTTCTTATAATAATTTATGTAGGTTGTTCTACTGGTACAATAGAAAACAAAAAAGATGCTTTACCAAGAGAAATTAAAGGTAAATTGAATGAAGAAACCCTTAATGAAGAAGGAGAAAAACCTTTTTCACTAGAAATGAATGTAGGACAGTTGGTAAAGTCTGACGGTACATTAGAAGCTAAAGATGGGGTTTATGATTTAGAGAAGGTGTATGAGTTTATTTACAGCCAACATCCCCAGTTTAATATAAATGATTTTAATATGTGGACAGCTAATTTTTATGATTTAGATTCAGATGGAAAAGATGAAGTTATATTTACAACCTCATATGGTAAAGGAAGGCTAGAAGAAGCAATAGTAATTAAAGCAATTGATGGAGGGTTTATAGAAATTCCTTCATATATGCCTCTTACTAGGTATGAGAATATTTTAACTTTTGAAGAAGGTTTTTTAGTACATATAGGACAAAATGGTTTGCCTGGTTCATTTGAACAGAGTATGGACCTTTATATTTATGATGGCTTTAGAATTGTTAATCTACTAGATGGAGCAATTATAATTAATAAAGAAGTATCAATAGCAGGTAAAAACTATACGGTTACAAGTAAAAAAAATGGAAATTTTAAAGATTTCACTATGACCTATTTTAAGACGGATTATTTAACCGGATTAGAAGAGATCCTCTCTATAGACCATTATACATATAATGAGGGAATGTATTATTGGAGAACGCCCCTTAGTTTATCTAATAGTGCTAAAGATTTTGATAAAGTTTATAATGGAAGCAATCTACTGGCAACTATTGAATACTTCAATGAGAACCTTTATCATTTTGATGAAATTAGAAGAAGGGAATTTAGCGTAAATCTAATCAATGTATTAGAAAAAGATATGGAAAGAATTTTTCGAGGACAGAGGTCTATTTTAGAACATATTGGTACAGAAGGGTATGATGTTAAAACAAATAGGCTTGATGATTCAAATCTTAGCAATGACGTTATAGAAGAACTTCATGAAATAACCAGCAATAGCGTGTATAGGATAGCAAAAAAATACTATACATCTTTGGGTTATATAGAGGATATGGGTTTTACCATTACCATTGAACCTAGAATTTTTGAAATGTTAAAGCCAGCACTAGATTATGCATATCCTGAAAGATTTACGCCATATGATTATAGTGGTCTCAAACCTATTTTAGTACCCAATGTTATTTTTAATTCTCCAAAACAGGTTGAACTTCTGCCTATGGTGTATCCTAATGTGTATGTATATAGTTATGCAGATGTGAAGAAGCTAAAAGGGGCAGAAACATGGAAAACTAATATAATTCTTCCTATAATCATTCCACCTCCAGAAACTAAACAAGTCCTCAAAGCTTTGATAATAATCCTAGGGTTAGTAATCATTATAATTGGTTATTTGCTCATAAAAAGTTTACGAAAGCTTATAGACACAAAAAAATTATTGGAAAAAAGTATAAGAGAAAAAGAAAAATTTATGGCAGACATATCACACGACCTAAAAACGCCTATTATGAGTATTATGGGTTATATGGATACGATTTTAGATACCGAGATGAGAGATAAAATTCCTATTGATAACTATTTAAGAAGGACTCAGTCTAATATCTTATACATATCTCGACTGGTAGATGATTTGTTTACTATGTCAAAGCTAGAAAACAACCAAATTAAGTTAAACAGAAAGAAGACCAATATAAACAAAGTAATTGAAGAAGCTATTATCATTATAGAGAACACTGCAGATAAAAAAGGTATAAGTATTATATCTCAATTAGAAGCAACTATAGATAGTCAATGGGAAATTGATTATATTAGAATTAGGCAAGTGTTAGTTAATATTCTTCATAATGCAGTCAAACACACCTCAATAGATGGAGAAATTATTATTACGACTAAGCATAGTAAAGATAAAAAAATATTAGTCGCTATAAATGATAGTGGTAGTGGTATTTCAACAGAAGAAATACCCCATGTATTTGATAGGTATTATAGATCAAATAATAATATTGACTCACAATCTACAGGTCTTGGCTTATGCATTGCCAAAGAACTTGTTAAAAAACATGGTGGTAATATATGGGTAGAAAGTGAGCTAGATAAAGGAACGACCTTTTATTTTGAAATTTAA
- a CDS encoding polysaccharide deacetylase family protein, whose product MGTRKTPRVGNTTEEKVVFLTFDDGPSVNTVRILDTLMAYNQKGHNIKATFFVNGNDTAFGKEIYNRIVDEGHAIGNHTYNHNYSINYTSLDSFIQNVESLEALIYDTTGVTMDIFRFPGGSNNTVHKRYGPQSIMLDTIEYIENRGYQYFDWSLDSRDALAVTVSKEEILSSVLNGIGNKRNVNILFHDSWPKTTTVEALPEIIDYLIEKEYTFESLTKDSHYIHFEYIIDYP is encoded by the coding sequence ATAGGTACTAGAAAGACCCCGAGAGTTGGAAATACAACTGAAGAAAAAGTTGTTTTTCTTACCTTTGATGACGGACCCAGTGTTAATACGGTTCGCATCCTAGATACCTTAATGGCTTATAACCAAAAGGGGCATAATATCAAGGCAACTTTTTTTGTGAACGGCAATGATACAGCCTTTGGCAAAGAAATTTACAATCGCATTGTAGACGAAGGTCATGCTATTGGAAATCATACATATAATCACAATTATAGTATTAATTATACAAGTTTAGATTCCTTTATTCAAAATGTTGAATCTCTTGAGGCATTGATTTATGATACCACGGGGGTCACGATGGATATTTTTAGATTTCCAGGGGGATCCAACAACACTGTACATAAAAGATATGGACCACAGTCTATTATGTTGGATACCATTGAATATATAGAAAATAGAGGCTATCAATACTTTGATTGGAGTCTAGATTCAAGGGATGCTTTAGCAGTAACAGTATCAAAGGAGGAAATTTTAAGTTCTGTTCTTAATGGTATAGGAAATAAAAGAAATGTTAATATTTTATTTCACGATAGTTGGCCTAAAACGACTACAGTAGAAGCTTTACCTGAAATTATAGATTATCTAATAGAAAAAGAATATACCTTTGAATCTTTAACAAAGGATTCTCACTATATTCATTTTGAATATATTATTGATTATCCTTAG
- a CDS encoding nucleotide sugar dehydrogenase — MRIVKDILDQKAKITVVGLGYVGMPLAVAFARTTKVIGFDVDKKKIEMYCQGLDPTKQVGDKAIKETSVEFTSDNSKLKESKFIIVAVPTPIKIDKTPNLEAVINACRIIGQNTSKGAVIVFESTVYPGLTEDVCIPILEKESGLICGKDFKVGYSPERINPGDKENRLENIKKIVAGMDNETLDIIAKVYEIIIEVGVHRVSSIKVAEAAKVAENSQRDINIAFMNELSMVFDRML, encoded by the coding sequence ATGAGAATAGTAAAAGACATTTTGGATCAAAAAGCAAAAATAACTGTTGTTGGCTTGGGCTACGTAGGAATGCCTTTGGCTGTAGCATTTGCAAGGACAACTAAGGTGATCGGATTTGATGTTGACAAGAAAAAAATAGAAATGTACTGTCAGGGATTAGATCCAACAAAACAGGTGGGAGATAAGGCTATAAAAGAAACCAGTGTTGAGTTTACTTCTGACAATTCAAAACTTAAAGAATCAAAGTTTATAATCGTTGCAGTGCCAACACCTATAAAAATAGATAAAACACCTAATTTGGAGGCAGTAATAAATGCCTGCCGTATCATTGGACAAAATACATCAAAAGGAGCTGTTATTGTATTTGAATCAACAGTGTATCCAGGGTTAACAGAAGATGTATGTATACCAATTTTAGAAAAAGAATCGGGATTGATTTGTGGAAAAGACTTTAAAGTGGGATATTCACCAGAAAGAATCAACCCTGGAGATAAAGAAAACCGTTTGGAGAATATTAAAAAAATAGTTGCAGGTATGGACAATGAAACCTTAGATATAATAGCTAAAGTGTATGAAATAATTATAGAAGTTGGGGTACATAGAGTGTCGTCTATTAAGGTTGCAGAAGCTGCAAAAGTAGCAGAAAACAGCCAACGAGATATAAATATTGCCTTTATGAATGAACTGTCTATGGTATTTGACAGAATGCTTTGA
- a CDS encoding serine hydrolase domain-containing protein: MDKLKRLVCCVLIISCMLLQDINLKTVSASSTSLGAMDVEVFLDTLIGQKMTEFNIPNLTVSVVYDGEILLAKGYGYSDYDTKEPVDTEKTLFRIGSTSKLLTWTAIMQLVEQGKLDLDRDVNEYLDFEIPNRIEYKGNKGEAEPITLRHLMSHTPGFEDYMTDVFSLSEENLIPLARYVREERPARVFNPGEVSAYSNYGTSLAGYIVQVVSGVPFAQYIEENIYAPLGMKNSTFRQPVPNDLQDNLSKAYRYVNGEFREGKFEFVSEPAGSMSSSGLDMAKFMLAYLQGGQYEEASILKEETVQKMFAEQYTHHPLLDGMAHGFIKATFNGRHTFHHPGGTMLYDTGLYLIPDEQVGFFISHSGGNPLVNIEIFQGFLDRYFPSEEIIALEPTEAMGKRSSEFVGEYYQNRRSFTTVDAFLSLMIGLIRVETDNEGYLLVTHLGESNRFIEVEPGVYHNLREGGSHDYGGGFRTIVFGTDSMGKTMLMTDGPMSYSKAEWYETSGLTFLLLISSVLFIVGSLLYWGIKALIIKIRKKEVEQLVKTKGSILAMRVAALQSVLTFVFLVTFILEGEINPVYGLPTPAYTQPSLLSSLIDVIVSYSIVLVTGVMVYFSLASWIKGYWKLVTRMHYTFFAMFSVILTWIFYFWNVI, from the coding sequence ATGGATAAGTTAAAAAGATTGGTATGTTGTGTTTTAATTATTAGTTGTATGTTGCTTCAAGATATAAATTTGAAAACCGTTTCAGCTTCTAGTACATCATTAGGGGCAATGGATGTAGAGGTGTTTTTAGATACCCTTATAGGTCAGAAGATGACAGAGTTTAATATACCTAATTTAACAGTTTCAGTTGTTTATGATGGAGAAATCCTTTTGGCTAAAGGGTATGGCTATTCAGATTATGATACAAAAGAACCTGTAGATACTGAAAAGACTCTTTTTAGAATTGGGTCTACGTCAAAGTTACTCACTTGGACAGCTATTATGCAACTTGTAGAGCAGGGAAAACTGGATTTAGACAGGGATGTAAATGAATATTTAGATTTTGAGATCCCCAATAGAATTGAATACAAAGGAAATAAAGGAGAAGCAGAGCCCATTACGCTTAGACATTTAATGTCCCATACACCAGGTTTTGAAGATTATATGACAGATGTTTTTTCCCTTTCAGAAGAGAATTTAATTCCTCTAGCTAGGTATGTACGTGAAGAAAGACCTGCAAGAGTTTTTAATCCGGGAGAAGTTAGTGCTTACTCTAATTATGGCACATCATTAGCGGGTTATATTGTCCAGGTCGTGTCAGGGGTTCCTTTTGCACAATATATTGAGGAAAATATATATGCCCCTTTAGGGATGAAAAACAGTACCTTCCGACAGCCAGTACCTAATGATTTGCAGGATAATCTGTCTAAGGCATATCGTTATGTGAATGGTGAATTTAGAGAAGGTAAGTTCGAGTTTGTATCTGAACCAGCAGGAAGTATGAGTAGTAGTGGACTAGATATGGCTAAATTTATGCTCGCATATCTTCAGGGCGGACAATACGAAGAGGCCAGCATTCTAAAAGAGGAAACTGTTCAGAAAATGTTTGCTGAGCAATATACCCATCATCCCCTCTTAGACGGTATGGCTCATGGATTTATTAAAGCTACTTTTAATGGGAGACACACATTCCACCATCCAGGCGGAACTATGCTCTATGATACAGGTCTTTATTTGATACCTGATGAGCAAGTAGGCTTTTTTATATCTCATAGTGGAGGAAATCCACTTGTGAACATAGAAATATTTCAGGGGTTTCTAGATCGCTATTTTCCATCAGAAGAAATAATTGCACTTGAACCAACTGAAGCTATGGGTAAAAGGTCTAGTGAATTTGTAGGCGAGTATTACCAAAACAGAAGGTCATTTACTACAGTGGATGCATTCTTAAGTCTAATGATAGGTTTAATTAGAGTTGAAACGGATAATGAGGGATACTTATTAGTTACTCATTTAGGAGAAAGCAATAGATTCATAGAAGTAGAGCCAGGCGTTTATCATAATTTGAGAGAAGGGGGAAGTCACGATTATGGTGGTGGCTTTAGAACCATTGTGTTTGGAACAGATTCAATGGGAAAAACCATGCTTATGACGGATGGCCCCATGAGTTACTCAAAGGCTGAGTGGTATGAGACCAGTGGATTAACCTTTTTACTCCTTATTTCATCTGTCCTATTTATCGTTGGTAGTTTGCTATATTGGGGAATAAAGGCTCTTATTATTAAAATACGCAAAAAGGAAGTTGAACAATTAGTAAAAACGAAAGGTTCAATACTAGCTATGAGAGTAGCAGCTTTACAAAGTGTACTCACCTTTGTTTTTCTAGTTACATTTATTTTAGAAGGTGAAATCAATCCTGTATATGGGTTACCAACGCCAGCGTATACACAGCCTTCTCTATTAAGTTCATTAATAGATGTAATTGTTTCATACTCTATAGTTTTAGTGACAGGAGTAATGGTATATTTTTCCCTAGCTTCATGGATTAAAGGTTACTGGAAGTTAGTGACTAGAATGCATTATACTTTCTTTGCAATGTTTTCCGTAATTTTAACGTGGATATTCTATTTTTGGAATGTAATTTAG
- a CDS encoding YczE/YyaS/YitT family protein: MKRYFFYFVGLWIATLGVASVITSDMGAGPWDTVFVGLSNNIGLTPGNWVIIVGALLMIINAYLSKKQPDFPAFLTIFTTGVFVDINLKLLEFIELNNMTQRILLFIIGFILLIIGGGTYLQAKLAPNPIDNLMLVMHKKFGFSLAISRLLGESFAVLMGLLLSGPVSYGTVVVALFIGPAIQISYNVMSKIYNCPTQEGTA; the protein is encoded by the coding sequence ATGAAGCGGTATTTTTTTTATTTCGTTGGGTTATGGATTGCTACACTAGGCGTTGCTAGTGTTATTACATCTGATATGGGTGCTGGTCCTTGGGATACTGTATTTGTGGGATTATCTAATAATATAGGATTAACACCAGGGAATTGGGTCATTATCGTTGGGGCATTGCTTATGATAATCAATGCTTACTTATCTAAAAAACAACCTGATTTCCCAGCGTTTCTAACAATTTTTACTACGGGTGTTTTTGTTGATATTAATCTAAAGTTACTTGAGTTTATAGAACTGAACAATATGACTCAAAGAATTTTATTGTTTATAATAGGATTCATCCTACTTATAATTGGTGGGGGAACCTATCTTCAAGCTAAATTAGCACCAAATCCAATAGATAATTTGATGTTAGTGATGCATAAAAAATTTGGTTTTAGTCTTGCTATTTCTAGGTTATTAGGGGAAAGCTTTGCGGTTTTAATGGGGTTACTGTTATCAGGTCCAGTGTCCTACGGTACAGTAGTTGTTGCATTATTTATCGGCCCTGCCATTCAAATTTCATATAATGTAATGTCAAAAATATATAACTGTCCTACACAAGAAGGGACTGCATAA
- a CDS encoding alkaline phosphatase family protein: protein MNYKSNTQSAKHLIVMSIDALSEDNWEMCQSLPNFSTLIKKGAYSNELKSVFPTLTYVVHTTMVTGVYPNKHGIIHNNPFQPFVPEKDQLWYWYQKDIKVPTIYDLARKNKLKTAGLLWPVTANSSIKYNLPEIKAIKNENQALKVLKNGNKLYCLDLELRLGKHREGIKQPSLDDYTTMCVVDTIKKKKPNLFQIHLIDLDDAKHNNGTNNEEVQKALLRMDGRIGQIIQAVKDAKIENDTIFLLIGDHGQLDVKHKVYLNNILKEKGLINEKNGKTRWRAYFQSTGGSAYLYIKEGDIEAEEIVTNILQELQVVDKFGIEKVYDREALDLLNADKSIKYGVEAKEGYCFQDEIAGKNIVNCKDENIKYATHGYSPDKPNYKCVFIVSGSNIKENYNIGPIEMVDIAPTMAKILGLKFYPCDGKVLEEIFTMK from the coding sequence ATGAATTATAAATCAAATACTCAATCTGCAAAGCATTTAATAGTCATGTCCATAGATGCACTTTCTGAGGATAATTGGGAGATGTGTCAAAGTTTACCCAATTTCTCTACCCTTATAAAAAAAGGTGCTTATAGTAATGAGTTAAAGAGTGTTTTTCCAACTCTGACTTATGTAGTGCATACCACTATGGTAACAGGGGTGTATCCTAATAAGCATGGTATTATTCATAATAATCCCTTTCAACCTTTTGTACCTGAAAAAGATCAACTATGGTATTGGTACCAGAAAGATATTAAAGTGCCGACCATATATGATCTAGCAAGGAAAAACAAATTAAAAACGGCAGGATTACTTTGGCCTGTTACAGCAAATTCAAGTATAAAGTATAATTTGCCAGAAATAAAAGCTATAAAAAATGAAAACCAAGCATTAAAAGTTCTTAAAAATGGTAATAAGCTCTATTGCTTGGATCTTGAACTAAGACTAGGTAAACATAGGGAAGGGATAAAACAACCCAGTTTAGATGACTATACTACTATGTGTGTAGTGGACACCATAAAAAAGAAAAAGCCTAACTTGTTTCAAATCCATCTTATTGATTTAGACGATGCAAAACACAATAACGGAACTAACAATGAAGAAGTTCAAAAAGCGTTACTAAGGATGGATGGAAGAATTGGACAAATTATTCAAGCTGTTAAAGATGCCAAGATAGAGAATGATACCATTTTTCTTCTTATAGGAGATCATGGTCAATTAGATGTAAAACATAAAGTGTATTTGAACAATATATTGAAGGAAAAAGGGCTAATCAATGAAAAAAATGGGAAAACTAGGTGGCGAGCTTATTTCCAATCAACAGGAGGTAGTGCCTACCTCTATATAAAAGAAGGAGATATTGAGGCTGAGGAAATAGTCACTAATATATTACAAGAACTTCAAGTAGTAGACAAGTTTGGTATTGAAAAAGTATATGATAGAGAAGCATTAGATTTACTCAACGCAGATAAAAGTATTAAGTATGGCGTGGAAGCAAAAGAAGGATATTGTTTTCAAGACGAAATAGCAGGAAAAAACATAGTTAATTGCAAGGATGAAAATATTAAATATGCTACTCATGGCTATTCACCAGATAAACCAAATTATAAATGTGTCTTTATAGTTTCAGGTAGTAATATTAAGGAAAACTATAATATAGGTCCAATTGAAATGGTAGATATAGCCCCTACTATGGCCAAAATATTAGGACTAAAATTTTATCCTTGTGATGGAAAAGTTCTAGAAGAAATTTTTACTATGAAATAG
- a CDS encoding response regulator transcription factor codes for MAKEKILLVEDSPDIIEIVSLYLANVGYCISTARSYSEALQMVKSESYDLIILDILLPDATGYDLCKKIREFMYCPIIFMSCLELEENVIKALELGGDDYIVKPVRPKEIIARVRANLRRAKQYTHSNESLGKLVQFNDLILNTEEYTLSNSKKTIHITPLEFNILVYLLKFKGQKVSYTTLYENVWKTEAFDDCRTVKVHVSNLKNKIRLIGSDKDPIVNIRGEGYLLKE; via the coding sequence GTGGCAAAAGAAAAAATATTATTGGTAGAAGATTCCCCTGATATAATTGAAATTGTTTCACTTTACTTAGCTAATGTAGGATACTGTATATCTACAGCGAGAAGTTATTCTGAAGCTTTACAAATGGTAAAGAGTGAGAGCTATGATTTAATTATTCTAGATATTTTATTGCCTGATGCAACGGGTTATGATTTATGTAAGAAGATAAGAGAATTTATGTACTGTCCCATAATATTTATGAGCTGTTTAGAATTGGAAGAGAATGTGATTAAGGCTCTAGAGTTAGGTGGGGATGATTATATTGTGAAACCAGTCAGACCCAAAGAAATAATTGCTAGGGTAAGGGCTAATTTACGTAGGGCCAAACAATATACTCATAGTAATGAAAGCCTTGGTAAATTAGTTCAATTTAATGATCTTATTCTAAACACAGAAGAGTATACACTATCAAATTCAAAAAAGACCATACATATTACACCACTTGAATTTAATATTCTTGTCTATTTGCTAAAATTCAAAGGACAGAAGGTATCATACACTACACTATATGAAAATGTTTGGAAAACTGAAGCTTTTGATGATTGTAGGACTGTTAAGGTACATGTAAGTAATCTTAAAAATAAAATTAGACTAATTGGCAGTGATAAAGACCCTATTGTTAATATTAGAGGAGAAGGGTATTTATTAAAAGAATAA